In the genome of Pelagibacterium nitratireducens, one region contains:
- a CDS encoding alpha/beta hydrolase — protein sequence MTQSPKTGTLKVPGATLYYESWGHGPMLLIIPGGPQDAGVFADLARALADRYTVVAYDPRGNSRSTFDGAIQPLDLDIQADDAAALIDALGQGTAYVMGTSGGAHIGLNLAARYPEKVKAIVAHEPPSTMLLEDPTEAIAFDEALHATYKSEGVEAAMRMFFGAAGMSESSEADAGPDFDMSPEAAETFERVSGNFEYWLAHAMLPLSHYTPDVETLKAGAPRVIVGIGADSRGSPIEELSMALVNALGVVPVTFPGDHTGFEPHAEAFAETLHQTLGAN from the coding sequence ATGACCCAATCCCCCAAGACCGGCACGCTGAAGGTTCCGGGCGCGACGCTCTATTACGAAAGCTGGGGCCATGGCCCCATGCTTCTCATCATTCCCGGCGGGCCGCAGGATGCCGGCGTTTTTGCCGATCTCGCCCGTGCGCTGGCGGACCGCTACACCGTTGTCGCTTACGACCCACGCGGCAATTCGCGCTCGACATTCGATGGGGCCATTCAGCCTCTCGACCTTGACATCCAGGCTGACGACGCTGCCGCGCTGATCGACGCGCTGGGGCAGGGGACAGCCTATGTCATGGGGACCAGTGGCGGCGCCCATATCGGGCTCAACCTCGCCGCACGCTATCCCGAAAAGGTCAAGGCGATTGTCGCCCACGAGCCTCCGTCCACGATGCTGCTCGAGGATCCCACCGAGGCAATTGCCTTTGATGAGGCGCTTCACGCGACCTACAAAAGTGAGGGCGTTGAGGCTGCCATGAGAATGTTCTTTGGAGCCGCAGGCATGTCCGAGAGCTCCGAAGCGGACGCCGGGCCCGATTTCGATATGTCGCCCGAGGCCGCCGAAACCTTTGAGCGTGTCAGCGGCAATTTCGAATATTGGCTTGCCCACGCCATGTTGCCGCTCTCGCACTACACGCCTGACGTTGAAACGCTCAAGGCTGGCGCGCCGCGGGTGATTGTCGGCATCGGTGCGGATTCCAGGGGCAGCCCCATCGAGGAACTCAGCATGGCTCTCGTGAACGCGCTGGGCGTTGTTCCTGTCACATTCCCCGGCGATCATACGGGCTTTGAACCCCATGCCGAGGCATTCGCCGAAACCTTGCACCAGACGCTCGGCGCCAATTAG
- a CDS encoding TetR/AcrR family transcriptional regulator: MPKAETNSGTAIETAPRSARKRQAILEAATEIFLINGYLGTNMDEIAARSAVSKQTVYKHFSSKEALFIEIVSSLTDRTGDRVHGDAPPVDPENLAAYLEEYAFRQLYIVLNPRIMQLRRLVIGEVPRFPELARVLYERGPLRAIGILANLFESLKAQGLLRFDDSMVAASHFNWLVMSTPLNQAMLLGDDAIPDSEALRKEARDGVRVFLAAYGR; encoded by the coding sequence ATGCCAAAGGCGGAAACGAATTCAGGAACGGCTATCGAGACGGCGCCCCGTTCGGCGCGCAAGCGGCAGGCAATCCTTGAAGCGGCGACCGAGATATTTCTTATCAACGGCTATCTCGGGACCAATATGGACGAGATCGCAGCGCGCTCGGCAGTATCAAAACAGACCGTCTATAAGCACTTTTCCTCAAAGGAGGCCCTGTTCATTGAGATCGTGTCTTCGCTGACCGACAGGACGGGCGACCGCGTCCATGGAGACGCACCGCCGGTCGATCCAGAGAACCTGGCGGCTTATCTGGAGGAATATGCCTTTCGCCAGCTCTATATCGTGCTCAACCCACGCATCATGCAACTGCGGCGGCTGGTGATCGGCGAAGTGCCGAGGTTTCCCGAATTGGCGCGCGTTCTTTACGAACGCGGGCCACTGCGGGCGATTGGAATCCTTGCCAACCTGTTCGAGTCACTTAAGGCGCAGGGACTATTGAGGTTTGACGATTCGATGGTTGCGGCGTCGCATTTCAACTGGCTGGTGATGTCGACCCCGCTCAACCAGGCGATGCTCTTGGGCGACGACGCCATTCCCGACTCCGAAGCGCTGCGCAAGGAAGCACGTGATGGCGTCAGAGTCTTTCTCGCAGCATATGGGCGATAA
- a CDS encoding polyprenyl synthetase family protein: MAVENLAPRPLADASAVIDDLMAATGDGMEAVNRLILSRSDSPVDMVPEVANHLIDAGGKRLRPMLTLAASALFGRAGGNEIRFAAAVEFMHNATLLHDDVVDESDMRRGRPAARTIWGNQASVLVGDFLLGQAFLMMVESRDIDALGVLSRAAAVIAEGEVFQLAKAGDLSTTPDDYEKIIHAKTATLFEAATEVGAMAGGADTVSRKALAAYGRELGMAFQLVDDVLDYGGAQGALGKNTGDDLREGKMTLPIILALQAGSEAERETIGKALGNPQSGETELADILAIFARHDTLAQTMAKAERHAEAARAALANIPQTVERDILFGVPEFCTARAY; encoded by the coding sequence ATGGCGGTTGAAAATCTGGCGCCGAGACCTCTTGCCGACGCCTCGGCGGTAATCGACGATCTGATGGCTGCGACCGGGGATGGCATGGAGGCCGTCAACCGCCTCATCCTGTCGCGCTCCGACAGCCCCGTCGATATGGTCCCTGAAGTCGCCAACCATCTCATCGATGCCGGCGGCAAGCGCCTGCGCCCCATGCTTACGCTCGCCGCGTCCGCGCTGTTCGGCCGGGCCGGCGGCAATGAAATCCGCTTTGCCGCCGCCGTCGAATTTATGCACAACGCAACGCTGCTCCACGACGATGTGGTCGACGAAAGCGACATGCGCCGCGGCCGCCCTGCCGCGCGCACGATCTGGGGCAATCAGGCATCGGTTCTGGTGGGCGATTTCCTGCTCGGTCAGGCATTTTTGATGATGGTGGAATCGCGCGACATCGATGCGCTCGGCGTGCTCTCGCGTGCTGCAGCGGTCATTGCCGAGGGCGAAGTGTTCCAGCTTGCCAAGGCCGGCGATCTGTCCACCACGCCCGACGATTACGAAAAGATCATCCACGCCAAGACCGCCACGCTCTTTGAAGCGGCCACCGAAGTGGGCGCGATGGCCGGTGGTGCCGACACAGTCTCCCGCAAGGCGCTCGCCGCCTATGGCCGTGAATTGGGCATGGCCTTCCAGCTTGTCGATGACGTTCTCGATTACGGCGGCGCGCAAGGCGCTCTGGGCAAGAACACCGGCGACGATCTGCGTGAAGGCAAAATGACCTTGCCCATCATCCTCGCCCTGCAGGCCGGCAGCGAAGCCGAGCGCGAGACGATCGGAAAGGCTCTGGGAAATCCTCAATCCGGGGAAACCGAACTGGCCGATATCCTGGCCATTTTCGCGCGTCACGATACATTGGCCCAGACCATGGCCAAAGCCGAACGCCACGCCGAAGCGGCCCGCGCCGCCCTTGCCAACATCCCCCAGACTGTCGAACGCGACATCCTGTTCGGCGTCCCCGAATTCTGCACCGCGCGCGCGTACTGA
- a CDS encoding tRNA1(Val) (adenine(37)-N6)-methyltransferase, whose product MSVNQPPEFVKRQQQDADAFLGGKLSITQPEKGFRAGLDSVLLGASLPQGARQLLDLGAGAGVAGLCALAHNDGLEATLVENNADMAMLAAANVEANGFAERATILKISATATGAERKALGLGTDKFDVVIANPPFFDAGTHAPDPARAAARHTDGEVSGWVRTAVSCAHAKGEVIFIHLAQALPQLLAAFNSRMGAIAVLPIAPRPGMAATRVLVRGCKGSNAPMALLPPLIVHGETGNGFSEPVRSILRGEARLDWHDGK is encoded by the coding sequence ATGTCGGTAAACCAGCCGCCCGAATTTGTAAAACGCCAACAGCAGGATGCCGACGCGTTTCTGGGCGGCAAATTGTCCATAACCCAGCCCGAAAAGGGATTTCGGGCCGGGTTGGACTCGGTGCTCTTGGGCGCCAGCCTGCCCCAGGGTGCGCGCCAATTGCTCGATCTGGGGGCAGGTGCAGGCGTGGCGGGACTGTGTGCGCTGGCCCACAATGATGGACTGGAGGCGACGCTTGTCGAAAACAACGCCGACATGGCGATGCTGGCTGCCGCCAATGTAGAGGCCAATGGCTTTGCCGAACGCGCAACAATTCTGAAAATCAGCGCCACGGCGACCGGAGCCGAACGCAAGGCATTGGGGTTGGGCACCGACAAGTTCGATGTGGTGATTGCCAATCCTCCGTTTTTCGACGCGGGCACCCATGCGCCCGACCCGGCGCGAGCGGCGGCGCGGCATACAGACGGGGAGGTTTCGGGCTGGGTAAGGACCGCGGTTTCGTGCGCCCATGCAAAGGGCGAAGTGATCTTTATCCATTTGGCGCAGGCCCTGCCCCAGCTTCTTGCAGCGTTCAATTCGCGCATGGGCGCCATTGCCGTTCTGCCCATAGCGCCGCGCCCCGGCATGGCAGCGACCCGGGTGCTGGTCAGGGGGTGCAAGGGCAGCAACGCTCCAATGGCGCTGTTGCCGCCATTGATCGTGCATGGGGAGACGGGCAACGGTTTTTCCGAGCCGGTGCGATCGATCCTGCGCGGCGAGGCGCGGTTGGACTGGCACGACGGCAAATGA
- a CDS encoding S49 family peptidase produces the protein MTAFSDGQIEAPKRPWYKRFFGNRGPVIPVVRLQGVISQDLKPGRLNIASVAPLLEKAFKIKKAPVVAIVVNSPGGSPVQSRLIAQRIRQLADHHEKRVLVFVEDAAASGGYFIASAGDEIIADPSSLVGSIGVVMASFGFVDAIAKLGIDRRLYTAGKNKSTLDPFLPEKPEDVARIKQLELDIHEVFIDHVKSRRASKITLADDEIYTGEFWTAKRGLAMGLVDSLGDLHGTLRERFGKEVTIKSIAPKKSLLQLPNFGLSAGGDVAGDVMAKIEDREAWSRLGL, from the coding sequence ATGACCGCATTTTCCGACGGCCAGATCGAGGCTCCCAAGCGTCCCTGGTACAAAAGGTTTTTCGGCAATCGCGGGCCGGTTATCCCCGTTGTCCGGCTGCAGGGGGTCATCTCGCAGGATCTCAAGCCGGGCCGGCTCAACATCGCCTCGGTGGCGCCGCTTCTGGAAAAAGCGTTCAAGATCAAGAAAGCGCCGGTGGTGGCGATCGTGGTCAATTCGCCGGGCGGATCGCCCGTGCAATCGCGCCTGATTGCCCAGCGCATCCGGCAATTGGCCGACCATCATGAAAAAAGGGTTCTGGTGTTTGTCGAGGACGCGGCGGCATCGGGCGGGTATTTCATTGCCTCGGCGGGCGACGAGATCATTGCCGACCCCTCCTCGCTGGTGGGATCGATCGGGGTGGTCATGGCCAGCTTCGGGTTTGTCGATGCGATCGCCAAGCTGGGCATCGACCGGCGCCTCTATACGGCGGGCAAGAACAAATCGACGCTCGATCCCTTCCTGCCCGAAAAGCCCGAGGACGTCGCGCGCATCAAGCAGCTGGAGCTCGATATCCACGAGGTGTTTATCGACCATGTGAAATCGCGGCGGGCTTCCAAGATCACTCTGGCCGACGACGAGATTTATACCGGCGAGTTCTGGACGGCGAAACGCGGGCTGGCGATGGGGCTCGTTGACAGCCTGGGTGACCTGCACGGCACGTTGCGTGAGCGGTTTGGCAAGGAGGTGACGATCAAATCGATTGCACCAAAGAAGAGCCTGCTGCAATTGCCCAATTTCGGGCTATCGGCGGGCGGAGATGTCGCCGGGGATGTGATGGCAAAGATCGAGGACCGGGAAGCCTGGTCGCGGCTGGGGTTGTAA
- a CDS encoding glycine--tRNA ligase subunit alpha, translating into MDPRNSFQGLILTLQNFWADQGCVILQPYDMQMGAGTFHTATTLRALGPKPWNAAYVQPSRRPTDGRYGENPNRLQHYYQFQVILKPSPANIQELYLQSLAAIGLDAKLHDIRFVEDDWESPTLGAWGLGWECWCDGMEVSQFTYFQQVAGFECSPVPGEITYGLERLAMYVQGVENVYDLNFNGREGDQKVTYGEVFLQNEQEFSKYNFEAADTEMLFRHFKDAEDECKAILAAGQDGERQTMAVPAYEQVIKASHNFNLLDARGVISVTERQSYILRIRELAKACGAAWLQTAGGGATGADK; encoded by the coding sequence ATGGACCCCAGAAATTCGTTTCAGGGCCTGATCCTGACCCTGCAGAATTTCTGGGCCGATCAGGGCTGTGTGATCCTGCAGCCCTATGACATGCAGATGGGCGCGGGAACGTTTCACACCGCGACCACCCTGCGGGCGCTGGGGCCGAAACCGTGGAACGCGGCTTATGTGCAGCCATCACGCCGGCCGACCGACGGGCGCTATGGGGAAAATCCCAATCGGCTGCAGCACTATTATCAGTTCCAGGTGATCTTAAAGCCCTCCCCCGCCAATATTCAGGAGCTCTACCTTCAATCGCTGGCCGCCATCGGGCTGGACGCGAAGCTGCACGATATCCGCTTTGTCGAGGATGACTGGGAAAGCCCGACGCTGGGGGCATGGGGGCTGGGCTGGGAGTGCTGGTGCGACGGGATGGAGGTTTCCCAGTTCACCTATTTCCAGCAGGTCGCGGGCTTTGAATGCTCTCCCGTTCCCGGGGAAATCACCTATGGGCTGGAACGGCTGGCGATGTATGTGCAGGGGGTCGAGAACGTTTACGATCTCAACTTCAACGGACGCGAAGGCGATCAGAAGGTCACCTATGGCGAGGTGTTCCTGCAAAACGAGCAGGAATTTTCCAAATACAATTTCGAGGCGGCCGATACCGAAATGCTGTTTCGGCATTTCAAGGATGCCGAGGACGAGTGCAAGGCCATCCTTGCGGCAGGTCAGGATGGTGAGCGCCAGACCATGGCCGTGCCAGCCTATGAGCAGGTCATCAAGGCCAGCCACAATTTCAACCTGCTCGACGCGCGCGGGGTGATTTCGGTGACCGAGCGCCAAAGCTATATCCTGCGCATTCGCGAGTTGGCCAAGGCGTGCGGTGCGGCGTGGCTGCAAACGGCCGGCGGCGGGGCGACCGGCGCCGATAAGTGA
- a CDS encoding LemA family protein encodes MEWVILILVVAVLGYAIYVYNNLIRNRQLVEEGWSGIDVQLKRRADLIPNMLETVKGYMAHERETLQAVTDARAAVQAAQNASPGERGQAEGLLSGALGRLFAVAEAYPDLKANTNFLEFQTALQTVEDEIQLSRRYYNGAVRNLNIAVESFPSNIVANAFKFEKAEYFELENEADRAVPQVKFQ; translated from the coding sequence ATGGAATGGGTGATCCTGATACTGGTCGTGGCCGTTCTCGGCTATGCGATCTATGTCTACAACAATCTGATCCGCAATCGGCAGCTGGTGGAAGAGGGCTGGTCGGGCATCGACGTGCAGCTCAAGCGCCGCGCCGATCTCATTCCCAACATGCTCGAAACGGTCAAGGGCTATATGGCCCATGAACGCGAGACGCTGCAGGCGGTGACCGATGCGCGCGCGGCCGTGCAGGCGGCACAGAACGCTTCGCCCGGCGAACGCGGACAGGCGGAGGGGCTTCTTTCGGGGGCTTTGGGGCGGCTTTTTGCGGTGGCCGAGGCCTATCCCGACCTCAAGGCCAACACCAATTTCCTTGAGTTCCAGACGGCGCTGCAGACTGTGGAAGACGAGATCCAGCTTTCGCGGCGTTATTACAACGGGGCCGTGCGCAATCTCAACATCGCCGTGGAATCGTTTCCTTCCAACATCGTTGCCAATGCCTTCAAATTCGAAAAGGCCGAGTATTTCGAGCTGGAGAACGAGGCGGACCGGGCGGTGCCGCAGGTCAAGTTCCAGTAA
- a CDS encoding DUF2207 domain-containing protein, giving the protein MQRFLIALIVLICATPAWAREEIREFNAIFEVHADTSVTITEQIAVNAEGNEIRRGIFRDIPTLLETPDGRTIRLPFEVISVMRNGAAEPFAVEGISGGQRIRIGSAEVLLQSGVHRYEIVYRMDRAARLFEDHDEFYWNATGNYWNFPILRARALVKLPEGAQITELNAYTGEFGVRSADSSAERLNDRQARFTVTRALGPGEGLTVSVSFEKGILTPPQGTDALVFWFSDYRDYIIPLAMLLIVIAYNALAWGAVGRDPAKGVIFPRFYPPKGFSPALVHYVHTMGWGKTGWTAFSAALISLATKELIEIGKQGKKNTLTVTGQYPKEPLPPGEAVIYGDLKSMSPVTIDKTSGPELAKAKSAFIAALEAENRKVYFNSHMIYIAVGVLIGILSLVVMVATGVLHPLFVFFAAFAAVFLSIIGTAARSFWQGHGIGRFFGLAIMGIFIANSGAFALDVLDLSNIDFPFVAAITIIAVTLVFAVLMRAPTVHGRKIMDEIDGFKMYLETAEKERLNFQGEPDMSVSRFEAILPYAMALGVEKPWSTRFENDLARHAVKDAGTDYSPHWYSGGNFSSGSFARTMGGVATGLSAAMISSQPQASSSSGSGGGGFSGGGGGGGGGGGW; this is encoded by the coding sequence ATGCAGCGTTTTCTCATTGCCCTGATCGTTTTGATTTGCGCCACGCCTGCGTGGGCGCGCGAGGAAATCCGCGAGTTCAACGCGATTTTCGAGGTTCATGCCGATACTTCAGTGACCATCACCGAACAGATCGCGGTGAATGCCGAGGGCAACGAAATTCGGCGCGGAATCTTCCGCGACATCCCAACCCTTCTCGAAACGCCCGATGGCCGGACGATCCGGCTGCCGTTTGAGGTGATTTCCGTGATGCGCAATGGCGCGGCAGAACCCTTTGCGGTCGAGGGAATATCGGGCGGACAACGGATCCGGATCGGGTCGGCCGAGGTGCTTTTGCAGTCGGGTGTGCACCGCTATGAGATCGTCTATCGGATGGACCGTGCGGCACGCCTGTTCGAGGATCACGACGAGTTCTACTGGAACGCGACGGGCAATTACTGGAATTTCCCCATCCTGCGGGCGCGCGCGTTGGTGAAGCTGCCCGAAGGCGCTCAGATCACTGAACTCAATGCCTATACTGGCGAATTTGGGGTGCGTAGCGCGGACAGTTCGGCCGAACGACTCAACGACCGGCAGGCACGATTTACGGTGACGCGGGCGCTCGGGCCGGGCGAAGGGCTGACGGTTTCGGTTTCCTTCGAGAAAGGCATTCTCACGCCGCCCCAAGGCACCGACGCGCTGGTGTTCTGGTTTTCCGATTATCGCGACTACATCATCCCGCTGGCCATGCTGTTGATCGTCATTGCCTATAATGCGCTGGCCTGGGGCGCTGTGGGCCGCGATCCGGCCAAGGGCGTCATATTTCCCAGATTTTATCCCCCCAAAGGCTTTTCCCCTGCACTCGTCCATTACGTGCACACCATGGGATGGGGGAAAACGGGCTGGACAGCCTTTTCCGCCGCGCTGATTTCACTGGCCACCAAGGAGTTGATTGAAATCGGCAAGCAGGGAAAGAAAAACACCCTGACGGTGACCGGGCAGTACCCGAAAGAACCGCTGCCGCCGGGCGAAGCGGTGATTTACGGGGATTTGAAATCGATGAGCCCGGTGACCATCGACAAGACAAGCGGGCCGGAACTGGCCAAGGCCAAGTCCGCCTTCATCGCTGCGCTGGAAGCCGAAAACCGCAAGGTCTATTTCAACAGCCATATGATCTATATCGCTGTCGGCGTGCTGATCGGCATTTTGTCGCTGGTCGTCATGGTGGCAACGGGCGTGTTGCACCCGTTGTTTGTGTTTTTTGCTGCCTTTGCCGCGGTCTTCCTATCGATCATTGGGACGGCGGCGCGCTCCTTTTGGCAGGGCCATGGGATCGGGCGGTTTTTCGGTTTGGCGATCATGGGCATTTTTATCGCCAATTCTGGGGCCTTTGCTTTGGATGTGCTCGATCTCTCCAATATCGATTTTCCGTTCGTCGCGGCAATCACCATCATTGCGGTAACGCTGGTGTTTGCCGTTCTGATGCGGGCGCCGACCGTGCATGGGCGCAAGATCATGGACGAAATCGATGGCTTCAAAATGTATCTCGAGACGGCCGAAAAGGAACGGCTCAACTTTCAGGGCGAGCCCGACATGAGCGTTTCACGCTTCGAGGCCATCCTGCCCTATGCCATGGCGCTGGGCGTGGAAAAGCCCTGGTCGACGCGGTTCGAGAACGATCTGGCCCGTCACGCCGTCAAGGATGCGGGCACAGACTACTCGCCGCACTGGTATAGCGGCGGCAATTTCTCTTCGGGCAGCTTCGCGCGCACCATGGGCGGGGTGGCGACCGGGCTCAGCGCTGCGATGATCTCGTCCCAGCCGCAGGCATCGAGTTCGTCCGGGTCGGGGGGCGGTGGCTTTTCGGGCGGCGGCGGAGGAGGCGGCGGCGGAGGAGGCTGGTAG
- a CDS encoding 4-(cytidine 5'-diphospho)-2-C-methyl-D-erythritol kinase — protein MPLTEPAPAKVNLALHVVGRREDGFHLLHTLCVFTELADLVSVAPARKDLLHVSGPFGADLPNGRANLVIRALEKFRARFPGHLPDGIEIHLEKHLPIAAGLGGGSADAAALLRVLARMSQTPIADAEIFALAATLGADVPMCLLSQPCEVTGIGEKIAPLTTFPQMHLVLVNPLEQVSTPDVFKRLTQKHNPPMPELPAPLDRAALLSLWLADTRNDLEAPATELVPSIASIVGAISTTSGCVTARMSGSGATCFGLYGSAAAAHQAAHDLRERFSGHWVAATPLLGQ, from the coding sequence ATGCCGCTAACAGAGCCCGCCCCGGCCAAGGTCAATCTCGCGCTGCATGTTGTGGGGCGTCGGGAGGACGGTTTTCATCTCCTCCACACCCTGTGCGTTTTTACCGAACTGGCCGATCTGGTTTCGGTCGCGCCTGCGCGGAAGGACCTGCTTCACGTCTCGGGCCCGTTCGGCGCCGATTTGCCCAACGGGCGTGCCAACCTTGTCATCCGGGCGCTGGAAAAATTCCGCGCCCGCTTTCCCGGTCATCTGCCCGACGGGATCGAAATCCATCTCGAAAAGCACCTCCCCATTGCTGCCGGGCTCGGTGGGGGCTCAGCCGACGCTGCCGCCCTGTTGCGCGTTCTTGCGCGCATGAGCCAAACCCCCATCGCCGATGCGGAAATCTTTGCCCTTGCCGCCACGCTGGGTGCCGATGTGCCCATGTGCCTTTTGAGTCAGCCTTGCGAGGTAACCGGCATTGGCGAAAAAATCGCACCGCTCACAACCTTTCCTCAGATGCACCTGGTTCTGGTCAATCCTCTCGAACAGGTTTCCACCCCTGATGTGTTCAAGCGGCTGACCCAAAAGCACAATCCGCCCATGCCCGAGCTGCCCGCGCCGCTCGATCGTGCAGCGCTGCTCTCGCTCTGGCTTGCCGATACCCGCAATGATCTTGAGGCCCCCGCCACCGAACTGGTGCCTTCCATCGCTTCGATCGTGGGCGCGATCTCCACCACATCAGGCTGCGTCACCGCCCGCATGTCAGGCTCCGGCGCCACCTGCTTCGGCCTATACGGCAGCGCCGCCGCCGCCCACCAGGCGGCTCACGATTTGCGCGAACGCTTCTCGGGCCATTGGGTCGCCGCCACGCCGCTGCTCGGGCAATAG
- a CDS encoding tetratricopeptide repeat protein produces the protein MLKLLKRPIHALIVAALCAGVPLSSSFAQQDILPMRVSSTMGSYLAGLSAIDALDARRAASLFMQAAERDWDNPVYSSQAFLAYLLAGDISEAATMAQHVIDLTPEDELAHLVLGSVALKQRRYASADQLLSRVPDASLVGIIASVIRAWSKVGEDDTDAANAILSQVGQGGFDEFIIFHRAILADVGGQRDEAIDLARQAYELDPLVPRIAEAYIRMLGNAGRFDEAQAVLDTFAEQGVEHPVVDSLREPIANGQKPGLFAGSVQSGAAEMLHGLGTALARDGSIQLGVGFLQLANYLDPDEAIISISLGELLASAGRYDEADTIFETVPNDSPLRVNALVRLAENIDLRGDRDAAISRLQNIAVSNPDNQEVQGILGDTLRYAERWEEAAEAYSAVIDRLDPARPNDWRFYYVRGISYERAKQWDRAEADFLKALELRPNHPDVLNYLGYTWVDQGKNLEQALEMIEQAVELSPRNGYIVDSLGWAFYKLGRIDEAVEVLEDAVNLLPADPEINDHLGDVYWVAGREREAMFQWRIAIDVDEDGAVTERATPKLLHGLDPNAPIGD, from the coding sequence GTGCTAAAGCTGCTCAAACGGCCGATCCATGCCCTGATCGTTGCCGCGCTCTGCGCTGGCGTTCCACTCTCATCGTCATTCGCGCAGCAGGATATCCTGCCCATGCGCGTCTCGAGCACGATGGGCAGCTATCTGGCCGGCCTTTCCGCCATCGATGCACTCGACGCCCGTCGCGCCGCTTCACTGTTTATGCAGGCCGCCGAGCGCGATTGGGACAATCCGGTCTATTCCAGCCAGGCGTTCCTCGCCTATCTTCTGGCCGGCGACATTTCCGAAGCCGCCACCATGGCTCAACACGTCATTGACCTGACGCCCGAAGACGAGCTCGCCCATCTTGTTCTGGGCTCGGTTGCCCTCAAACAGCGCCGTTACGCTTCAGCCGATCAGTTGCTTTCGCGCGTTCCCGACGCTTCGCTGGTCGGCATTATCGCTTCGGTTATCCGCGCCTGGTCCAAGGTCGGCGAAGACGATACTGACGCCGCAAATGCCATCCTGAGCCAGGTCGGGCAGGGCGGGTTTGACGAGTTTATCATCTTCCATCGCGCCATTCTGGCCGATGTCGGCGGCCAACGCGATGAGGCGATCGATCTGGCCCGCCAGGCCTATGAACTCGATCCGCTCGTCCCGCGCATCGCTGAAGCCTATATCCGCATGCTGGGCAATGCCGGACGCTTCGATGAAGCCCAGGCCGTGCTCGATACTTTTGCTGAACAGGGTGTCGAGCATCCTGTTGTCGATTCCCTGCGCGAGCCCATCGCCAACGGTCAAAAGCCCGGTCTTTTCGCCGGATCGGTCCAGTCGGGCGCGGCCGAAATGCTTCACGGACTGGGCACGGCGCTGGCCCGCGATGGCTCGATCCAGCTCGGCGTCGGCTTCCTGCAACTTGCCAATTACCTCGATCCCGACGAGGCGATCATTTCGATTTCGCTTGGCGAGCTTCTGGCCAGCGCCGGCCGCTACGACGAAGCCGACACGATCTTTGAGACCGTCCCCAACGATTCCCCCCTCCGTGTCAACGCGCTGGTCCGGCTCGCCGAAAACATCGATCTGCGCGGCGATCGCGATGCCGCCATTTCCCGTCTTCAGAATATCGCTGTCTCAAATCCCGACAATCAGGAAGTGCAGGGTATCCTGGGCGACACGTTGCGCTATGCCGAACGGTGGGAAGAGGCGGCGGAGGCCTATTCAGCGGTCATTGACCGGCTCGATCCGGCCCGTCCCAACGACTGGCGCTTCTATTATGTGCGCGGCATCTCCTATGAGCGCGCCAAACAATGGGACCGCGCCGAGGCCGATTTCCTCAAGGCTCTCGAGTTGCGCCCCAATCATCCCGATGTTCTCAACTATCTCGGCTACACCTGGGTGGATCAGGGCAAAAACCTCGAACAGGCGCTTGAAATGATCGAGCAGGCCGTCGAGCTCTCACCGCGCAACGGCTATATCGTCGACAGCCTGGGCTGGGCTTTCTACAAGCTTGGCCGCATAGACGAGGCCGTCGAGGTGCTCGAGGATGCGGTCAACCTTCTGCCTGCCGACCCCGAGATCAACGACCATCTTGGCGATGTCTATTGGGTTGCCGGAAGAGAGCGCGAAGCCATGTTCCAGTGGCGCATCGCCATCGATGTCGATGAGGACGGCGCGGTCACCGAGCGCGCCACGCCAAAGCTGCTTCACGGGCTGGACCCGAACGCGCCCATCGGCGATTGA